Within the Tautonia marina genome, the region AAATGGGAATATGAAGCCGGCTACCACGGCGAAGACTGTGAGCAAAAGCATGACGATGCGGAATACCGACATCACGACTGTTTCGAGACCACTCGCTGATCTGTGGGCTTTGTAGCCGCAGTGCGGACAACTGGCGGCTCGATTTGAAATCGATTGGCCGCATTCGGAGCATCTCACTAGGCTCATTTGAGTTTGCTATAACCTCCGCCACTGATTTGCAAGCGTACACCACAAGCAGCCCACGGGTGGCCCAAACGACGGCACGTTGTCCGGACGGCGAAGCCGCTCGAGGCTGAAGCAACTCCTTTGCTTATCCTTCATGCCTGGCTTCCACTAATCACCTCGTCTCGCTGCGCGACCCGGACCACTCGGACGTTGTCTGGGCCAATCGCCATGAGAGGATTTAGGC harbors:
- a CDS encoding zinc ribbon domain-containing protein; the protein is MSLVRCSECGQSISNRAASCPHCGYKAHRSASGLETVVMSVFRIVMLLLTVFAVVAGFIFPFAWILAILFLVLGIAVKRVA